Proteins from a genomic interval of Clostridium sp. M62/1:
- a CDS encoding ABC transporter substrate-binding protein, translated as MRKTGKMLAAAMAGVMALSMAGCSGNTGSGTESGSAAPETKQEASSEGKAGEGASDSGEEFKIGVLQLTQHTALDKVNEGFVAAIEDSGLNVQLDQQNASGDQSACQTIAQMLVDSGNDLIFAIATPAAQAVAGMTDEIPIVVSAVTDPAESGLVESNEKPNCNVTGTSDLTPVKAQIDLLQKLLPDARTVGILYSSAEANSEIQAEMAKEALEEAGIQYKDYTVSSTNEIQTVVESMIGNVDAIYTPTDNTIASGYATVAMIANENKIPTICGESGQVDEGGLVTYGVDYYELGYMAGEQAVDILANGADIASMPIEYMDNADCELKINEDTAAELGIDMSVLEEE; from the coding sequence ATGAGAAAAACAGGAAAAATGCTTGCGGCGGCCATGGCGGGAGTGATGGCTCTTTCTATGGCGGGCTGCTCGGGAAATACAGGTTCAGGCACAGAGAGCGGCAGCGCCGCCCCGGAGACGAAGCAGGAGGCGTCGTCTGAGGGCAAGGCAGGGGAAGGAGCCTCTGATTCAGGTGAGGAGTTCAAGATTGGCGTGCTTCAGCTCACCCAGCATACGGCCCTTGACAAAGTAAACGAAGGCTTTGTAGCAGCCATTGAGGATTCAGGGCTCAACGTGCAGCTCGATCAGCAGAATGCTTCCGGAGATCAGTCTGCCTGCCAGACGATTGCGCAGATGCTGGTGGACAGCGGAAACGATCTGATCTTTGCCATTGCGACTCCTGCGGCACAGGCTGTGGCAGGAATGACGGACGAGATCCCGATTGTGGTCAGCGCAGTGACAGATCCGGCAGAGTCGGGTCTTGTGGAATCCAACGAAAAGCCAAACTGCAACGTGACAGGAACCTCCGATCTGACTCCCGTAAAGGCCCAGATCGATCTGCTCCAGAAGCTCCTGCCCGATGCCAGGACAGTGGGAATCCTCTACAGCAGCGCAGAGGCCAACTCCGAGATTCAGGCAGAGATGGCAAAGGAGGCTTTAGAGGAGGCGGGAATCCAGTACAAGGATTACACAGTTTCCAGCACCAATGAGATCCAGACTGTGGTGGAGTCCATGATAGGAAATGTGGATGCTATCTACACGCCAACGGATAATACTATTGCTTCCGGATATGCGACGGTAGCCATGATTGCCAATGAGAACAAGATCCCGACGATCTGCGGAGAGAGCGGTCAGGTGGATGAGGGCGGCCTTGTCACCTACGGAGTGGATTACTATGAGCTGGGCTATATGGCAGGCGAGCAGGCAGTTGACATCCTTGCAAACGGGGCAGACATTGCTTCCATGCCGATTGAATACATGGACAATGCAGACTGTGAGCTGAAGATTAACGAGGACACGGCTGCAGAGCTTGGAATCGATATGTCTGTGCTGGAGGAAGAGTAG
- a CDS encoding dipeptidase — protein sequence MKYIDMHCDTLTRLYDLGAENTGESLRKNSGHLDLERMRAGEALIQCFAIFTNLKTQPDPYRYSMAVCDLFWREMEKNRDVISPVLSAEDLLKNENQGKMSALLTIEEGAVCRGETEILREFYERGARMMTLTWNYPNDLAWPNRIDFERGIMEPETEKGLTKKGIAFLEEMERLGMIIDVSHLGDAGFFEVAEHTKRPFIASHSNARGAAGNVRNLTDEMIRLLADRGGVMGINFCPAFLSASQSMQKGDGQSFVRDMVSQMKYIRNVGGIECIGLGSDFDGITGELEVDSPAAFWKIADEMHRQGFAASEIEAVFYRNARRVFTEILH from the coding sequence ATGAAATATATTGATATGCACTGTGATACCCTTACACGTCTCTACGATCTTGGGGCGGAAAATACAGGGGAATCACTGAGAAAAAACAGCGGCCATCTGGATTTGGAGAGGATGAGGGCTGGGGAAGCGCTTATTCAGTGCTTTGCGATTTTTACGAATCTGAAAACCCAGCCGGATCCCTACAGATACAGTATGGCCGTTTGTGATCTGTTCTGGAGGGAGATGGAAAAAAACAGGGATGTGATTTCTCCGGTCCTGTCGGCTGAGGATCTTTTAAAAAACGAGAATCAGGGGAAGATGTCCGCCCTTCTGACTATAGAGGAGGGAGCAGTGTGCCGGGGAGAGACAGAGATTTTACGGGAATTTTACGAAAGGGGAGCCAGGATGATGACTCTGACCTGGAATTACCCCAACGATCTGGCCTGGCCCAACAGGATTGACTTTGAGAGAGGAATCATGGAGCCGGAGACAGAAAAGGGGCTGACTAAAAAGGGCATCGCTTTTCTGGAGGAGATGGAGAGACTGGGAATGATTATCGATGTGTCGCACCTGGGAGATGCGGGCTTTTTTGAGGTGGCAGAGCACACGAAAAGACCTTTTATCGCCAGCCACTCCAATGCCAGGGGGGCGGCTGGCAATGTGAGGAATCTGACAGATGAGATGATACGTCTCCTGGCTGACCGGGGAGGGGTTATGGGAATCAATTTCTGTCCGGCCTTTTTAAGTGCCAGCCAGTCTATGCAAAAAGGGGACGGGCAGAGCTTTGTGAGGGATATGGTGTCACAGATGAAATATATCAGGAATGTGGGAGGAATTGAGTGCATCGGCCTTGGATCAGATTTTGACGGCATCACGGGAGAACTGGAAGTGGATTCGCCGGCGGCCTTTTGGAAAATTGCAGATGAGATGCACCGCCAGGGATTTGCGGCTTCTGAGATCGAGGCGGTGTTTTACAGGAACGCCAGACGCGTTTTTACAGAAATTTTACATTAA
- a CDS encoding ABC transporter ATP-binding protein: MLTITKVRKTFNKGTINEKKALNGIDLHLDEGDFCTIIGGNGAGKSTMLNMIAGVYPIDCGKIVIDGVNISREPEFRRAKYIGRVFQDPMRGTAANMEIQENLALAYRRGQKRGLGWGIRSREKELYRELLAQLGLGLEDRMTSKVGLLSGGQRQALTLLMATLQRPKLLLLDEHTAALDPKTAAKVLELTEQMVAGQKLTAMMVTHNMKDAIHIGNRLIMMHEGKIIYNVAGEEKKHLKVEDLLRKFEQASGGEFANDRMMLAR, encoded by the coding sequence GTGCTGACCATCACAAAGGTGAGAAAGACCTTCAACAAAGGGACAATCAATGAAAAAAAGGCCTTGAACGGCATAGATCTCCATCTGGACGAGGGAGATTTCTGTACAATCATCGGCGGCAACGGAGCCGGAAAATCTACTATGCTCAATATGATTGCCGGCGTCTATCCCATTGACTGCGGAAAGATCGTGATTGACGGGGTGAATATTTCCAGGGAGCCGGAGTTTCGGCGGGCCAAATATATCGGCCGCGTGTTTCAGGATCCCATGAGAGGGACGGCGGCCAACATGGAAATTCAGGAAAATCTGGCTCTGGCCTACCGCAGAGGGCAGAAGAGAGGCCTTGGCTGGGGGATCAGGAGCCGTGAGAAGGAGCTCTACCGAGAGCTTCTGGCTCAGCTCGGTCTGGGACTTGAGGACCGGATGACAAGCAAGGTGGGACTTCTTTCCGGCGGACAGAGGCAGGCTCTCACCCTTCTTATGGCTACGCTTCAGAGGCCAAAGCTCCTTCTTCTGGATGAGCACACAGCGGCCCTGGATCCCAAGACGGCGGCCAAGGTGCTGGAGCTGACAGAGCAGATGGTGGCAGGTCAGAAGCTGACTGCCATGATGGTAACCCACAATATGAAGGATGCCATCCACATCGGAAACCGCCTGATTATGATGCATGAGGGAAAGATTATCTACAATGTGGCGGGAGAAGAAAAGAAACATTTAAAGGTAGAGGACCTGTTGAGGAAGTTTGAGCAGGCCAGCGGCGGCGAGTTCGCAAATGACAGGATGATGCTGGCCAGATAG
- a CDS encoding patatin-like phospholipase family protein — MTEGALVLEGGSLRSMFTAGVLDVLTEEKIVMSYVNGVSAGTMAGMNYITGQKGRMLRINEEFLHDKRYMGMRSLLKNRLVFNFDFVFGELSNQLIPFDYQAFFASPQKFEAVATRCRTGKPEFFEKSRCGEMIKAVQASASMPLLSRMVTVNHRKYLDGGISLPIAYQRAMDLGYEKVVLVLTRNKGYRKKPLSRMTVRAYERYFAPLPKLLDSLYEVPERYNRMQEEIDRLEETGRIFVIRPEQPVRVSRLEQNLGKLRALHREGIETAKKRLPALRAYLEIG, encoded by the coding sequence ATGACAGAAGGAGCACTGGTACTGGAGGGAGGATCCCTGCGCAGCATGTTCACCGCCGGGGTCCTGGACGTACTGACAGAAGAAAAGATTGTGATGTCCTATGTAAACGGAGTATCTGCCGGGACAATGGCCGGCATGAACTACATTACCGGACAGAAGGGAAGGATGCTTCGGATTAATGAGGAGTTTCTCCACGATAAGCGGTACATGGGGATGAGAAGCCTGCTCAAAAACAGGCTGGTCTTTAACTTTGATTTTGTCTTTGGGGAGCTGTCTAATCAGCTGATTCCCTTTGATTACCAGGCATTTTTTGCCTCGCCTCAGAAATTCGAGGCGGTTGCCACCAGATGCAGGACGGGAAAACCGGAGTTTTTCGAGAAAAGCCGTTGCGGGGAGATGATAAAGGCAGTGCAGGCTTCCGCCAGCATGCCGCTTCTGTCGCGGATGGTGACAGTGAACCACAGAAAGTATCTGGACGGCGGAATTTCCCTTCCCATCGCCTATCAGAGGGCCATGGACCTGGGGTATGAGAAAGTGGTTCTCGTGCTTACGAGAAACAAAGGATACAGAAAAAAGCCCCTGAGCCGGATGACTGTCCGCGCCTATGAGCGCTATTTTGCGCCTCTGCCAAAACTTCTGGATTCCCTCTATGAGGTACCGGAGCGCTATAACCGGATGCAGGAGGAAATTGACCGGCTGGAGGAAACTGGGAGAATCTTTGTGATCCGGCCGGAGCAGCCGGTGCGCGTCTCCAGGCTTGAGCAGAATCTCGGAAAGCTGCGGGCCCTTCACAGAGAAGGGATCGAGACGGCAAAAAAGAGGCTTCCTGCGCTCCGCGCCTACCTGGAGATCGGCTGA
- a CDS encoding sensor histidine kinase, with translation MKTAIFRKFIQLLIMALALNSVILYIVTSSVILKNSREDMEFTLETMDSALEYEGDLKAQAEKFTRAASLNNSRLTIIRPDGVVEADTGVRDASELDNHMQREEIQEALQDGVGDARRRSKTLGQEMLYVAIQSSYSDCILRLAVPYTGMREYTIMLLPAILLSFTVALIGSVLEADRFSQSITKPLLEISREMIKVNGDYTDFHFEKCEYPEINVIADTTTRMSTNVREYLNRLEQEKQIRQEFFSNASHELKTPITSIRGYVELLDTPMADNAEMRKDFLSRIKKEAVRMTRLIDDILMISRLESGGAQAELKDIRTLEIAREAASSVEGMAKERRIQVETDADDFLICADARQMEELFTNLLSNAVKYNLDGGRVWLSLKKERKDMVLIVSDNGVGIPKESLGRIFERFYRVDKGRSRKQGGTGLGLSIVKHIVNFYHGTVKVVSSQEEGKRGTSFIVRLPIAKE, from the coding sequence ATGAAAACGGCGATATTCAGAAAATTTATTCAGCTTCTCATAATGGCTCTGGCACTGAACAGCGTGATTCTCTACATAGTGACGAGCAGCGTAATCCTGAAAAACAGCAGGGAAGATATGGAATTCACTCTGGAAACCATGGACAGCGCCCTGGAGTATGAGGGAGATCTGAAGGCTCAGGCAGAGAAATTTACGAGGGCCGCCAGTCTGAACAACAGCCGTCTGACGATCATCCGGCCCGATGGCGTGGTCGAGGCTGACACTGGGGTAAGGGATGCATCAGAGCTGGACAACCACATGCAGAGGGAGGAGATTCAGGAAGCCCTGCAGGATGGGGTGGGAGACGCAAGACGCCGCTCCAAAACCCTGGGACAGGAAATGCTCTATGTAGCTATTCAGTCCTCTTACTCAGACTGTATTCTCAGACTGGCAGTTCCCTATACGGGAATGAGGGAGTATACGATCATGCTTCTTCCGGCTATTCTTCTGAGCTTTACGGTTGCCCTCATAGGCTCTGTGCTGGAGGCGGATCGGTTTTCCCAGTCCATCACCAAGCCCCTTCTGGAAATATCCAGAGAGATGATAAAGGTGAACGGAGATTACACGGATTTTCATTTTGAAAAATGCGAATACCCGGAGATCAATGTGATCGCGGACACAACGACCCGTATGTCGACAAATGTTCGGGAGTATCTCAACCGCCTGGAACAGGAAAAGCAGATTCGCCAGGAGTTTTTCAGCAATGCGTCCCATGAGCTGAAAACGCCGATCACCTCCATCCGCGGGTATGTGGAGCTTCTGGACACTCCCATGGCTGACAATGCGGAAATGCGGAAGGATTTCCTTAGCAGGATCAAGAAAGAGGCAGTCCGCATGACTCGTCTGATTGACGATATTCTCATGATTTCCCGCCTGGAGTCGGGGGGAGCGCAGGCGGAGCTTAAAGATATCCGTACCCTGGAAATTGCCAGGGAGGCAGCTTCCTCTGTGGAGGGGATGGCCAAAGAGAGGCGGATTCAGGTGGAGACAGATGCAGATGACTTCCTGATCTGTGCCGATGCAAGGCAGATGGAAGAACTGTTTACAAACCTGCTCAGCAATGCGGTCAAATACAATCTGGACGGGGGAAGGGTGTGGCTTTCCCTGAAAAAAGAGCGGAAGGATATGGTTCTGATCGTTTCAGACAACGGAGTGGGAATTCCGAAGGAGAGCCTTGGGCGGATTTTTGAGCGTTTCTACCGGGTGGACAAGGGAAGAAGCCGCAAGCAGGGCGGCACGGGTCTCGGCCTTTCCATTGTAAAACACATTGTGAATTTTTATCACGGTACTGTTAAGGTTGTCTCCAGTCAGGAGGAGGGAAAGAGAGGCACCAGCTTTATTGTGCGGCTTCCCATCGCAAAAGAATAG
- a CDS encoding ABC transporter permease: MAGILSSLQGAVGQGILWGIMVLGIYITFRLMDIADLTVDGSFALGGSVCAAMVVDKGMNPVAALVICLIAGMIAGAVTGILHTVFEIPAILAGILTQISLWSVNLKVMGKSNMNLGKAETPFSWLKETLGISQSQSMILAGLVVTVLVIVFLYWFFGTELGSAMRATGNNEDMVRALGGNTNRYKLLALTVSNGLVGLSGGLVCQGQGYADIQMGTGAIVIGLAAIIIGEVLLGRLVPFYWKLIAVVAGSVIYQIIRAVVLRLGFDSDNMKALTAIIVVVALAIPVLMARYRQKMAYTEGGEEEC, encoded by the coding sequence ATGGCAGGTATTCTCTCATCCCTTCAGGGAGCGGTGGGACAGGGCATTCTGTGGGGAATCATGGTTCTTGGAATTTATATTACCTTCCGCCTGATGGACATTGCGGATTTAACCGTAGACGGCAGCTTCGCTCTGGGAGGGAGCGTCTGCGCAGCCATGGTGGTAGATAAGGGGATGAATCCGGTGGCGGCCCTCGTTATCTGCCTGATTGCCGGAATGATTGCCGGAGCGGTGACGGGAATTCTGCATACGGTGTTTGAGATACCGGCGATTCTGGCGGGAATCCTCACTCAGATTTCTCTCTGGTCGGTAAACCTGAAGGTCATGGGAAAGAGCAACATGAACCTGGGAAAGGCAGAAACGCCGTTCTCCTGGCTGAAGGAGACTCTGGGGATCAGCCAGAGCCAGTCCATGATTCTGGCAGGACTGGTAGTGACGGTATTAGTCATTGTGTTCCTCTACTGGTTTTTCGGTACAGAGCTGGGAAGCGCCATGAGGGCAACCGGAAACAACGAGGATATGGTGCGGGCTCTGGGGGGCAACACAAACCGCTACAAGCTGCTGGCCCTGACGGTGAGCAATGGCCTGGTGGGCCTTTCAGGCGGCCTTGTCTGCCAAGGACAGGGATATGCGGATATCCAGATGGGAACAGGAGCCATTGTCATCGGCCTGGCGGCCATTATTATCGGAGAGGTGCTTCTCGGAAGGCTGGTGCCGTTCTACTGGAAGCTGATCGCCGTGGTGGCAGGCTCTGTTATCTACCAGATTATCAGGGCTGTCGTTCTGAGACTCGGCTTTGACTCGGACAATATGAAAGCCCTCACAGCCATTATCGTGGTGGTCGCTCTGGCGATCCCCGTCCTGATGGCCAGATACAGGCAGAAAATGGCCTACACGGAAGGAGGAGAGGAAGAGTGCTGA
- a CDS encoding response regulator transcription factor, with translation MKHLIYVTEDDENIRNLICVALESFGYQTRSFETAEEALEAVKEAQGDLPSLFVFDWMLPGMDGMAAVGKLKAAAETKKIPVMMLTAKDSELDVVAGLDGGADDYMTKPFGILEFSARIRNLLKRFSDDKQEEKNLSVGDISIDLEKREVRMRGQEVELTLKEYELLCYLMENTSRVVTREELLDRIWGYDYDGETRTLDMHIKTLRQKLGEAGHSIKTVRGVGYRIS, from the coding sequence ATGAAGCACCTGATTTATGTGACAGAAGACGACGAAAATATCAGAAACCTGATCTGCGTGGCGCTGGAGAGCTTTGGATACCAGACGCGCTCATTCGAAACAGCTGAGGAGGCTCTGGAAGCGGTGAAGGAGGCCCAGGGGGATCTCCCCTCCCTCTTTGTCTTTGACTGGATGCTGCCGGGAATGGACGGGATGGCTGCAGTGGGAAAACTCAAGGCTGCTGCAGAGACAAAGAAAATTCCCGTTATGATGCTGACGGCCAAGGACAGCGAGCTGGATGTGGTGGCAGGACTGGACGGGGGAGCAGACGACTATATGACAAAGCCCTTTGGAATTCTGGAGTTTTCTGCGCGTATCAGGAACCTGCTGAAACGTTTCAGCGACGACAAGCAGGAGGAAAAAAACCTGTCTGTGGGAGATATTTCCATCGATCTGGAGAAGCGGGAGGTCAGGATGCGCGGCCAGGAGGTGGAGCTCACCCTGAAGGAATACGAGCTTCTCTGCTATCTGATGGAAAATACCAGCAGAGTTGTGACAAGGGAGGAGCTCCTCGATCGAATCTGGGGCTATGATTATGACGGAGAGACGAGAACGCTCGACATGCATATTAAGACTCTCAGGCAGAAGCTGGGGGAGGCAGGACACAGTATAAAGACGGTCCGGGGCGTTGGGTACCGGATCAGCTGA
- a CDS encoding Na/Pi cotransporter family protein — MSISDLGMLFQFAGGLGMFLYGMATMADGLQRTAGSRMQHMLGVLTNNRLLGVLAGAIVTAIIQSSSATTVMVVGFVNAGLINLLQATGIIMGANIGTTITSWIVSMSEWGEVLKPEFFAPFLFFIGAFLVMFTKSHKKKEGGEILIGFALLFIGLSFMSSSIEPYRDAPVFSQAFQTLGQNPLLGVLVGLVVTAIIQSSSASVGILQTLALNGMVNWQSAVFITLGQNIGTCVTALLSSVGASRTAKRAAVIHLLFNVFGTILFGTIMFIVFLLNPSFAASSADSVGISIFHTIFNVSNTIILFPFAGLLVKTACAIVKEKKSERTEDDVETDILRHLDDRLLESPSFAIDTAEKEVINMGKVAIANLKIATAALTDRNEAFCNEVFENEKKLNHLDTVLTDYLVKINNLSLNDSQHLLVKNLFYTIGDIERIGDHAENLAELAQTVIRTGSPFSESGEEDLKKISGAALQSVETAVESREHKELSKVRQAARYEEAVDSLEEELKELHMERLSNRECSTESGVIFLDAISNYERIADHARNIAGYVKEEIQ; from the coding sequence ATGTCCATATCAGATTTGGGGATGCTGTTTCAATTTGCCGGAGGCCTTGGGATGTTCCTCTACGGAATGGCAACCATGGCCGACGGCCTTCAGAGAACTGCCGGCAGCCGTATGCAGCACATGCTGGGAGTCCTCACAAATAACCGGCTGCTTGGAGTGCTTGCCGGAGCAATCGTGACCGCCATTATCCAGAGCAGCTCTGCCACTACGGTTATGGTAGTGGGATTTGTAAATGCAGGGCTCATCAATCTGCTCCAGGCCACTGGAATTATTATGGGTGCCAATATCGGCACCACGATCACCAGCTGGATTGTATCCATGAGCGAGTGGGGGGAGGTGCTGAAACCGGAATTTTTTGCTCCGTTTTTATTTTTCATCGGAGCTTTCCTTGTGATGTTCACGAAAAGCCACAAAAAGAAGGAGGGCGGTGAGATCCTGATAGGGTTTGCCCTTCTGTTTATCGGCCTTTCCTTCATGTCCTCATCCATTGAGCCCTACAGGGATGCGCCTGTTTTTTCTCAGGCCTTCCAGACCCTTGGACAGAATCCTCTCCTGGGGGTTCTCGTGGGTCTTGTGGTAACCGCTATTATCCAGAGCAGCTCCGCATCTGTGGGAATCCTTCAGACTCTGGCGCTGAACGGGATGGTAAACTGGCAGTCAGCCGTATTTATTACCCTGGGCCAGAATATCGGAACCTGTGTCACGGCTCTGCTCTCCTCAGTGGGAGCCAGCCGTACGGCAAAAAGGGCGGCAGTGATTCATCTGCTGTTTAATGTATTCGGAACGATCCTCTTTGGAACGATCATGTTTATTGTGTTCCTCCTGAACCCGTCCTTTGCGGCTTCCAGTGCGGACAGTGTGGGGATCTCGATTTTTCACACCATTTTCAATGTGTCCAACACGATTATCCTGTTCCCGTTTGCAGGGCTTCTCGTAAAGACCGCCTGCGCCATTGTCAAGGAAAAGAAGAGTGAGCGGACCGAGGACGATGTGGAGACAGATATTCTGCGCCATCTGGACGACAGACTGTTAGAGTCTCCGTCTTTTGCCATTGACACGGCTGAGAAGGAAGTTATCAATATGGGAAAGGTTGCCATCGCTAACCTTAAGATTGCCACGGCAGCCCTGACAGACAGGAACGAGGCCTTCTGCAACGAGGTTTTTGAAAATGAGAAAAAGCTGAACCACCTGGATACGGTTCTCACAGACTACCTGGTTAAGATCAACAATCTTTCCCTGAACGACAGCCAGCACCTGCTGGTAAAGAATCTGTTCTACACAATCGGAGATATTGAGCGTATCGGCGATCACGCGGAAAATCTGGCAGAGCTGGCCCAGACAGTCATCAGAACAGGCAGTCCCTTCTCAGAGAGCGGGGAGGAGGATTTAAAGAAGATTTCCGGAGCAGCCCTGCAGTCTGTCGAGACGGCTGTGGAATCCAGAGAACACAAGGAACTTTCAAAAGTACGCCAGGCCGCACGGTATGAGGAGGCGGTGGACAGCCTTGAGGAAGAGTTAAAGGAGCTTCACATGGAGCGTCTTTCCAACCGGGAATGCAGCACCGAGAGCGGAGTGATCTTCCTCGATGCTATCAGCAACTACGAGAGAATTGCCGATCATGCCAGAAATATTGCAGGCTATGTGAAAGAGGAGATACAGTAA
- a CDS encoding C40 family peptidase has protein sequence MNDKQDLENLEETIQEESGKPEESGKLGDAAGGGSAADIHEQESSTDELDLDTLVLEDLDLEGEEETAPNGGRPERRIFKRPAEEDLGGQSSESSAGILQSMDRSISKKNKKRRGLYREYALIGIAAVVILAGILFAGSRLLGKREGQVVNPGGNAAEETLSQEEIKKVEEQALKEAVIASYQNLGMVQVTGYLNVRETASTDADVIGKLQDGGACEILDDSTEGWYHISSGGIEGYISSEYVLTGEEAKKKAMEEVALRATITADSLNIRKEPSTESDVVGQALENERYLVESQEDGWIKISNGYISADYATVAYDLNEARKLDMKSMVLNLYDHLGISSVDSYLNIRKEPSEDGEIIGKMTSKSAGEILETTEDGKWHKIKSGPVTGYVSADYILTGQAAKDEALKVAELMAIVSTDRLNVREQPSQDSKIWTQISNNERYPVTEQLDGWVGIELDTSTAYVSTDYVDVRYALPEAVKFSPLDGNQSLRNKMVNYGLQFVGNRYVWGGNDPHTGADCSGFVKYVYSHVAGITLPRTSREQARQGTPIKSSQMRPGDLIFYANSGGTVNHVAMYIGNGQIVHAASRRSGIKISTWNYRTPYRIVNMLGD, from the coding sequence ATGAATGATAAACAGGATTTGGAAAATTTAGAGGAAACAATCCAGGAGGAGTCAGGAAAGCCGGAGGAGTCAGGAAAGCTGGGGGATGCAGCAGGCGGCGGCAGTGCAGCAGACATCCATGAGCAGGAAAGCAGCACAGACGAGCTGGATCTGGACACTCTGGTTCTGGAGGATCTGGATCTGGAGGGAGAAGAGGAGACGGCCCCTAACGGCGGCCGGCCGGAGCGCCGTATTTTCAAACGTCCTGCAGAGGAGGATTTGGGCGGTCAGTCCTCAGAGAGCAGCGCCGGCATCCTTCAGAGCATGGACCGCAGCATCAGTAAGAAAAATAAAAAACGCAGGGGACTGTATCGGGAGTATGCCCTCATCGGGATTGCGGCTGTCGTGATCCTGGCGGGAATTCTGTTTGCAGGAAGCCGCCTTCTGGGAAAGAGAGAGGGTCAGGTGGTAAACCCAGGGGGAAATGCTGCAGAGGAGACTCTCTCGCAGGAGGAGATAAAAAAAGTGGAGGAGCAGGCACTGAAAGAGGCAGTGATTGCATCCTACCAGAACCTGGGTATGGTTCAGGTAACCGGTTACCTGAATGTCAGAGAGACGGCCAGCACAGACGCCGATGTAATCGGCAAGCTCCAGGACGGCGGAGCCTGCGAGATCCTGGATGATTCCACAGAGGGCTGGTATCATATTTCCTCCGGCGGGATTGAGGGATATATCAGCTCGGAGTATGTGCTGACCGGAGAAGAGGCAAAGAAGAAAGCCATGGAGGAGGTTGCGCTCCGGGCTACAATTACCGCAGACTCGCTGAATATCAGGAAAGAGCCCAGCACAGAGTCCGATGTGGTGGGACAGGCCCTTGAAAATGAGCGGTATCTGGTGGAAAGTCAGGAGGACGGATGGATTAAGATCTCAAACGGATATATCTCTGCCGACTATGCGACAGTTGCCTATGATCTCAATGAGGCCAGAAAGCTGGATATGAAATCCATGGTTTTAAACCTCTATGATCACCTGGGAATTTCCAGCGTGGACAGCTATCTGAACATCCGCAAGGAGCCCAGCGAGGACGGCGAGATCATCGGCAAGATGACCAGCAAATCAGCCGGTGAAATCCTGGAAACCACAGAGGACGGAAAATGGCATAAGATCAAATCCGGCCCCGTCACGGGCTATGTGAGCGCCGACTACATTCTCACAGGCCAGGCGGCGAAGGATGAGGCTTTAAAGGTGGCGGAGCTGATGGCCATCGTCTCCACAGACCGCCTGAATGTCAGGGAACAGCCGTCTCAGGATTCTAAAATCTGGACGCAGATTTCCAACAACGAGAGATATCCTGTCACAGAGCAGTTAGACGGCTGGGTGGGAATCGAGCTGGATACCTCCACAGCCTATGTTTCCACTGACTATGTGGATGTGCGCTATGCGCTGCCGGAGGCAGTCAAGTTCAGCCCTCTGGACGGAAACCAGTCCCTGAGAAACAAGATGGTAAACTACGGGCTGCAGTTTGTGGGAAACCGCTATGTGTGGGGCGGAAACGATCCCCATACGGGAGCCGACTGCTCTGGCTTCGTAAAGTATGTCTACAGCCATGTGGCGGGAATTACGCTTCCGAGAACCTCAAGGGAGCAGGCAAGACAGGGCACGCCCATCAAGTCTTCCCAGATGAGGCCCGGAGACCTGATTTTTTATGCAAACAGCGGAGGAACTGTCAACCACGTGGCCATGTACATCGGAAACGGCCAGATTGTCCACGCAGCCAGCAGGAGGAGCGGAATCAAGATTTCCACCTGGAATTACAGAACTCCGTACCGCATTGTGAATATGCTGGGAGACTGA